The Acanthochromis polyacanthus isolate Apoly-LR-REF ecotype Palm Island chromosome 17, KAUST_Apoly_ChrSc, whole genome shotgun sequence genome has a window encoding:
- the nup98 gene encoding nuclear pore complex protein Nup98-Nup96 isoform X2 — protein MFNKSFGTPFGGGTGGFGTSSTFGQQNTGFGTPGGFGTSAFGTTTNTGGLFGSTQNKPGGLFGSSTFSQPATSSTSTGFGFGAASGTSTSLFGNTGTGTSGGLFSQQNNAFGANKPTSFGSFGTSTSSGGLFGSTNTTSNPFGGTNSLFGGSGFSAAQQPGTTVKFNPPTGSDTMVKAGVTTSINTKHQCITAMKEYENKSLEELRLEDYQAGRKGPTNPMAPGTGGLFGPATATSSATTGLFGSAAPNTSFSFGQNKSTFGGAATGGFGTTTGGLFGGQTQQQASSLFKPFGQTTTAAQSTGFSFGNTNTMGQANTSSMGLFGNTAASQSSGLFGTAQTSTATGFGTATGLFGQTNTGFGNVGTQQSLFGTKTAGFGTTTTSAPSFGTGLFGNKPALTLGTGTNTSTFGFGATPPGGNLFGNKSTTGGLGTGLGTSFGTVGTGQTLFANNQNKLGTTLGTMGTFGTTGFNSGTSTLGFGAPQQPVALTDPNAAAAQQAMLQQQLSVLAYSPYGDSPLFRNPLSDPKKKEERLKPTNPTAQKALTTPTHYKLTPRPATRVRPKALTSSGGSKSQLFDGLDDDEPSLTNGAFIPRKSIKKLVLKNLNSSQYNSPINKESDDLASPPEYPQNGHSHVEEEEELREAPGPSSRPDDDPEVTHFYVNPIAKPIPQGRAQTSLQDTISDLNMHKPSRNGLELSSDDVSASLGEESLQEEREEEQPESQQSPHPAGIVLNRVGYYTIPSMDDLAEMVDENGECVVENFTIGRKGYGSIFFPGEVNVTGLNLDEIVHFRRKEVIVYPDDKNKPPEGEGLNRRAEVTLDGVWPNDKTTCTQIRSPERLTDMNYEGRLEKASRKQGARFLEYRPETGSWVFEVAHFSKYGLQDSDEDEDVPPKADPKKLKTTMTLPPSRLQQQIPPSQQQVAPQAQSTVVVDLPGGVSELDSDMADITQSFPTDGMLGGEEDGDLPASEMDTTARKLGGFTSAEHDGVSTSGHIASSFGINPHTLQIMKASLFAEDEDDSDMFQDQAAMKVSADVSSPRLVLPGAHGRPSVGGLLQARFTSGLLSQLSDSPCPPLPLSRASPSVIEPARSLQWAGPGPSSFLVPPRTPEPSIRTVGVRRLGGPVPMKESVTQGKGALLMDTGLFAVRSFRVGWGPGWTLAHCGSRLSSPTSKQLEYQDLASKTDFSFLPKPARSKPLTESPYKVVVEQLVGLEPPQGKTGEEEEDEESQAVLQRPLEICLKHSTISTPDASACPLVRPQLGVAALHEYAEWITELNDKQGDADPLLGHWAEVWTLCEALWGRLGPSDQEPDVEAPSDYEQQLERRRTFSAWLSHGATCRVEEEVALVGKGRHTEAMFSYLTGNRISEACRLAQKEGDHRLSLLLSQAMGSQYCRDLLALQLADWNRMQTDCYLPEERLRIFTLLAGKPVWQSSESVVNVCSELDWKRCVAVHLWFMLPPTASVADALARYEAAFQGSCESGKYACAPLPPYLEADQPDSEEEEESKRPLYDICFHLLKLYSDRHYSLQQLLDPLTVTWERLDYRLSWHLWGVLQALHYGHLSSSRQGLLHTSYAAQLESAGLWHMAVFILLHIPDHSQRERAVREMLTLHCPLQETDESVRRERFLTERLLVPERWIHEAKATRARRDADRHQQALHLYRAGYWNQCHRLLIQHLASDCIINDNHDYLLEFLEGLAVPEHSATIQDWDTAGRVYLDYIRVIKTLQDIQQMESAGYELERLYTDVTSLCSRIELLPCSTARDRLAQSEMAKRVANILRVVLSLQQGDASSDSLGVPLAQLAPHISRLPMPEDYTLEELRGLTQSYLRQLIVSQ, from the exons cCCCCAACTGGAAGTGACACGATGGTAAAAGCAGGAGTGACCACGAGCATCAACACGAAGCACCAGTGCATCACCGCCATGAAGGAGTACGAGAACAAGTCCTTGGAG GAGTTGAGGCTGGAGGACTACCAGGCGGGCAGGAAAGGTCCGACCAACCCGATGGCTCCAGGGACCGGCGGCCTGTTTGGTCCGGCCACCGCCACATCCAGCGCCACCACCGGCCTGTTCGGCTCCGCGGCCCCCAACACCAGCTTCTCTTTCGGCCAGAACAAGAGCACCTTTGGAGGCG CAGCCACCGGCGGCTTCGGTACGACCACAGGAGGTCTGTTCGGCGGTCAGACGCAGCAGCAAGCCAGCAGCCTCTTCAAGCCGTTCGGTCAGACCACCACCGCCGCTCAGAGCACCGGCTTCTCCTTCGGCAACACCAACACCATGGGACAGGCCAACACCAGCAGCATG GGTTTGTTTGGGAACACGGCAGCGTCTCAGTCCAGCGGCCTGTTCGGCACGGCTCAGACCAGCACCGCCACCGGTTTTGGGACGGCCACCGGGCTGTTCGGTCAAACCAACACTGGGTTTGGAAACGTGGGCACGCAG CAGAGTCTGTTCGGGACTAAGACGGCCGGGTTcggcaccaccaccaccagtgCTCCGTCCTTTGGCACCGGGCTGTTTGGAAACAAGCCGGCTCTCACACTGGGAACCGGAACCAACACCTCCACCTTCG GTTTTGGGGCGACCCCTCCTGGAGGGAATCTGTTTGGGAACAAGTCGACCACCGGGGGACTGGGGACCGGACTGGGAACCAGCTTTGGAACAG TGGGCACAGGACAGACTCTGTTTGCGAACAACCAGAACAAACTGGGCACCACACTGGGAACGATGGGAACGTTCGGAACGACGGGATTCAACAGCGGAACGAGCACGCTGGGCTTCGGAGCGCCACAGCAGCCCGTCG CCCTCACAGATCCAAACGCTGCTGCCGCCCAGCAGGCCatgcttcagcagcagctcagcgtTCTGGCCTACTCACCGTACGGAGACTCGCCTCTGTTCAGAAACCCGCTGTCAGACCccaagaagaaggaggag CGTCTGAAACCAACCAATCCGACGGCTCAGAAGGCCCTGACCACGCCCACCCACTACAAGCTGACGCCCCGTCCTGCGACCAGAGTCCGGCCCAAAGCGCTGACGTCTTCGGGCGGCTCCAAGTCGCAGCTGTTCGACGGCCTGGATGACGATGAGCCGTCGCTCACCAACGGAGCCTTCATCCCGAG gaaGAGCATAAAGAAGCTGGTGCTGAAGAACCTGAACAGCAGTCAGTACAACAGTCCGATTAACAAAGAGAGCGACGACCTGGCCTCGCCCCCAGAGTATCCACAGAACGGACACAG CcatgtggaggaggaggaggagctgagggAGGCTCCGGGACCCAGCAGCCGGCCAGACGACGACCCGGAGGTCACCCACTTCTACGTGAACCCCATCGCCAAGCCGATCCCTCAGGGCCGAGCCCAGACCAGCCTGCAGGACACCATCAGCGACCTGAACATGCACAAACCGTCCAGGAACGGCCTGGAG CTGAGCAGCGATGACGTGTCGGCGTCTCTGGGAGAAGAATCTCtgcaggaggagagggaggaggagcagcCGGAGTCCCAGCAGTCtcctcatcctgcag GCATCGTTCTGAACCGTGTGGGTTATTACACAATCCCCTCCATGGACGACCTCGCTGAGATGGTGGACGAGAACGGAGAGTGTGTCGTAGAAAACTTCACCATCGGCAGGAAAG GTTACGGCTCCATCTTCTTCCCTGGCGAGGTGAACGTGACGGGACTGAACCTCGACGAGATTGTCCACTTCAGACGTAAAGAGGTGATCGTGTACCCAGATGACAAGAACAAGCCTCCAGAGGGGGAGGGGCTTAACAG GCGAGCAGAGGTGACTCTGGACGGCGTCTGGCCCAACGACAAGACGACCTGCACTCAGATCAGGAGCCCTGAACGCCTCACCGACATGAACTACGAGGGCCGGCTGGAGAAGGCCTCGCGCAAACAGGGAGCCCGTTTCCTCGAGTACCGGCCCGAGACCGGCTCCTGGGTGTTCGAG GTGGCCCATTTCTCCAAATATGGCCTCCAGGACTCGGATGAAGACGAGGACGTGCCGCCTAAAGCCGACCCCAAGAAGCTGAAGACGACGATGACTCTTCCTCCCTCcaggctgcagcagcagattcCCCCCTCCCAGCAGCAGGTGGCGCCACAGGCTCAG TCCACGGTCGTCGTGGATCTTCCGGGCGGCGTCTCGGAGCTGGACAGCGACATGGCCGACATCACCCAGAGCTTTCCGACAGACGGCATgctgggaggagaggaggatggcGACCTGCCAGCGAGTGAAATGGACACGACGGCCAGGAAGCTCGGAGGATTCACGTCTGCAGAGCATGACGGCGTCTCCACGTCCGGACACATCGCGTCTTCGTTTGGCATCAATCCGCACACGCTCCAG ATCATGAAGGCGTCTCTGTTCGCTGAGGATGAGGATGACAGCGACATGTTCCAGGATCAGGCAGCGATGAAGGTTTCCGCTGATGTCTCGTCTCCCCGCCTCGTCCTGCCGGGAGCTCACGGCCGACCCTCTG TCGGCGGTCTCCTTCAGGCTCGTTTCACCTCCGGCCTCCTCTCTCAGCTCTCGGACTCTCCCTGCCCTCCTCTGCCGTTGTCTCGGGCGTCTCCGTCAGTGATCGAACCCGCCCGCTCGCTGCAGTGGGCGGGGCCTGGACCTTCCTCCTTCCTGGTTCCTCCCAGGACTCCGGAGCCTTCGATCAGGACGGTCGGCGTCCGGCGGCTGGGTGGCCCCGTCCCCATGAAGGAGTCGGTCACTCAGGGGAAG GGAGCTTTGCTGATGGACACTGGGCTGTTTGCGGTCCGTTCCTTCCGGGTCGGGTGGGGTCCTGGCTGGACGCTGGCTCACTGCGGCAGCCGGCTGAGTTCACCAACATCCAAACAGCTGGAGTACCAAGACCTGGCATCCAAGACCGACTTCAGCTTCCTGCCTAAACCTGCCAGGAGCAAACC acTGACAGAAAGCCCCTATaaggtggtggtggagcagctGGTGGGTCTGGAGCCTCCACAGGGGAAGAccggcgaggaggaggaggatgaagagagcCAGGCGGTGCTGCAGCGCCCCCTGGAGATCTGCCTGAAGCACAGCACCATCAGCACCCCTGATGCCTCCGCCTGCCCGCTGGTGCGACCGCAGCTTGGCGTGGCGGCGCTGCACGAGTATGCCGAGTGGATCACCGAGCTGAACGACAAGCAGGGAGACGCAGACC CCCTCCTGGGTCACTGGGCCGAGGTCTGGACCCTGTGTGAGGCTCTGTGGGGCCGGCTGGGCCCCTCGGATCAGGAGCCCGACGTCGAGGCGCCCAGCGACTacgagcagcagctggagaggCGGCGGACCTTCTCTGCCTGGCTGTCCCACGGCGCCACCTgcagggtggaggaggaggtggctCTGGTGGGGAAGGGGCGCCACACGGAGGCCATGTTCAGCTACCTGACAGGAAACCGCATCAGCGAGGCGTGTCGACTCGCTCAGAAGGAAG GAGACCACCGTCTATCCCTGCTGCTGTCCCAGGCCATGGGCTCTCAGTACTGCCGGGACCTCCTGGCCCTCCAGCTGGCCGACTGGAACCGCATGCAGACCGACTGCTACCTGCCAGAAGAACGACTTCGCATCTTCACGCTGCTCGCTGGCAAACCT GTGTGGCAGTCGTCTGAGTCGGTGGTGAACGTTTGCTCTGAGTTGGACTGGAAGCGCTGCGTGGCCGTCCACCTCTGGTTCATGCTGCCTCCCACCGCCTCTGTGGCCGACGCCCTCGCCAGATACGAAGCCGCCTTTCAG GGCTCCTGTGAGAGCGGAAAATACGCCTGCGCCCCTCTACCGCCCTACTTAGAGGCAGATCAGCCAgattcagaggaggaggaggagtccaAACGGCCGCTGTACGACATCTGCTTCCACCTGCTCAAACTCTACAGcgacag ACATTAcagcctgcagcagctgttggATCCTCTCACCGTCACCTGGGAGCGTCTGGACTACCGCCTCAGCTGGCACCTGTGGGGCGTCCTGCAGGCGCTGCACTACGGACACCTGAGCTCCTCTCGGCAGGGACTCCTCCACACCAGCTACGCCGCCCAGCTGGAGAGCGCCGGCCTCTGGCACATGGCCGTCTTCATCCTGCTGCACATCCCCGACCACAG CCAGCGGGAGCGAGCCGTGAGGGAGATGCTGACCCTCCACTGCCCCCTGCAGGAGACGGACGAGTCGGTCCGCAGAGAGCGCTTCCTGACCGAGAGGCTGCTGGTCCCGGAGCGCTGGATCCACGAGGCCAAGGCCACCCGGGCCCGACGCGACGCCGACCGGCACCAGCAGGCGCTGCACCTGTACCGGGCCGGATACTGGAACCAGTGCCATCGCCTGCTCATCCAGCACCTGGCCTCAG ACTGCATCATCAACGACAACCACGACTACCTGCTGGAGTTCCTGGAGGGTCTGGCGGTCCCTGAACACAGCGCCACCATCCAGGACTGGGACACTGCAGGGAGGGTTTACCTGGACTACATCAGGGTCATCAAGACTCTGCAGGACATCCAGCAG ATGGAGAGCGCCGGCTACGAGCTGGAGCGTCTCTACACCGACGTGACGTCTCTCTGCAGCAGAATCGAGCTGCTGCCCTGCAGCACCGCCAGAGACCGGCTCGCCCAATCAG AAATGGCGAAGCGTGTGGCGAACATCCTCCGTGTGGTTCTGAGCCTCCAGCAGGGCGACGCTTCGTCCGACTCGCTCGGCGTCCCGCTGGCTCAGCTGGCGCCACACATCAGCCGCCTGCCGATGCCGGAGGACTACACCCTGGAGGAGCTGCGAGGCCTCACCCAGTCCTACCTGAGGCAGCTCATCGTCAGCCAATGA
- the nup98 gene encoding nuclear pore complex protein Nup98-Nup96 isoform X1: protein MFNKSFGTPFGGGTGGFGTSSTFGQQNTGFGTPGGFGTSAFGTTTNTGGLFGSTQNKPGGLFGSSTFSQPATSSTSTGFGFGAASGTSTSLFGNTGTGTSGGLFSQQNNAFGANKPTSFGSFGTSTSSGGLFGSTNTTSNPFGGTNSLFGGSGFSAAQQPGTTVKFNPPTGSDTMVKAGVTTSINTKHQCITAMKEYENKSLEELRLEDYQAGRKGPTNPMAPGTGGLFGPATATSSATTGLFGSAAPNTSFSFGQNKSTFGGAATGGFGTTTGGLFGGQTQQQASSLFKPFGQTTTAAQSTGFSFGNTNTMGQANTSSMGLFGNTAASQSSGLFGTAQTSTATGFGTATGLFGQTNTGFGNVGTQQSLFGTKTAGFGTTTTSAPSFGTGLFGNKPALTLGTGTNTSTFGFGATPPGGNLFGNKSTTGGLGTGLGTSFGTAVGTGQTLFANNQNKLGTTLGTMGTFGTTGFNSGTSTLGFGAPQQPVALTDPNAAAAQQAMLQQQLSVLAYSPYGDSPLFRNPLSDPKKKEERLKPTNPTAQKALTTPTHYKLTPRPATRVRPKALTSSGGSKSQLFDGLDDDEPSLTNGAFIPRKSIKKLVLKNLNSSQYNSPINKESDDLASPPEYPQNGHSHVEEEEELREAPGPSSRPDDDPEVTHFYVNPIAKPIPQGRAQTSLQDTISDLNMHKPSRNGLELSSDDVSASLGEESLQEEREEEQPESQQSPHPAGIVLNRVGYYTIPSMDDLAEMVDENGECVVENFTIGRKGYGSIFFPGEVNVTGLNLDEIVHFRRKEVIVYPDDKNKPPEGEGLNRRAEVTLDGVWPNDKTTCTQIRSPERLTDMNYEGRLEKASRKQGARFLEYRPETGSWVFEVAHFSKYGLQDSDEDEDVPPKADPKKLKTTMTLPPSRLQQQIPPSQQQVAPQAQSTVVVDLPGGVSELDSDMADITQSFPTDGMLGGEEDGDLPASEMDTTARKLGGFTSAEHDGVSTSGHIASSFGINPHTLQIMKASLFAEDEDDSDMFQDQAAMKVSADVSSPRLVLPGAHGRPSVGGLLQARFTSGLLSQLSDSPCPPLPLSRASPSVIEPARSLQWAGPGPSSFLVPPRTPEPSIRTVGVRRLGGPVPMKESVTQGKGALLMDTGLFAVRSFRVGWGPGWTLAHCGSRLSSPTSKQLEYQDLASKTDFSFLPKPARSKPLTESPYKVVVEQLVGLEPPQGKTGEEEEDEESQAVLQRPLEICLKHSTISTPDASACPLVRPQLGVAALHEYAEWITELNDKQGDADPLLGHWAEVWTLCEALWGRLGPSDQEPDVEAPSDYEQQLERRRTFSAWLSHGATCRVEEEVALVGKGRHTEAMFSYLTGNRISEACRLAQKEGDHRLSLLLSQAMGSQYCRDLLALQLADWNRMQTDCYLPEERLRIFTLLAGKPVWQSSESVVNVCSELDWKRCVAVHLWFMLPPTASVADALARYEAAFQGSCESGKYACAPLPPYLEADQPDSEEEEESKRPLYDICFHLLKLYSDRHYSLQQLLDPLTVTWERLDYRLSWHLWGVLQALHYGHLSSSRQGLLHTSYAAQLESAGLWHMAVFILLHIPDHSQRERAVREMLTLHCPLQETDESVRRERFLTERLLVPERWIHEAKATRARRDADRHQQALHLYRAGYWNQCHRLLIQHLASDCIINDNHDYLLEFLEGLAVPEHSATIQDWDTAGRVYLDYIRVIKTLQDIQQMESAGYELERLYTDVTSLCSRIELLPCSTARDRLAQSEMAKRVANILRVVLSLQQGDASSDSLGVPLAQLAPHISRLPMPEDYTLEELRGLTQSYLRQLIVSQ from the exons cCCCCAACTGGAAGTGACACGATGGTAAAAGCAGGAGTGACCACGAGCATCAACACGAAGCACCAGTGCATCACCGCCATGAAGGAGTACGAGAACAAGTCCTTGGAG GAGTTGAGGCTGGAGGACTACCAGGCGGGCAGGAAAGGTCCGACCAACCCGATGGCTCCAGGGACCGGCGGCCTGTTTGGTCCGGCCACCGCCACATCCAGCGCCACCACCGGCCTGTTCGGCTCCGCGGCCCCCAACACCAGCTTCTCTTTCGGCCAGAACAAGAGCACCTTTGGAGGCG CAGCCACCGGCGGCTTCGGTACGACCACAGGAGGTCTGTTCGGCGGTCAGACGCAGCAGCAAGCCAGCAGCCTCTTCAAGCCGTTCGGTCAGACCACCACCGCCGCTCAGAGCACCGGCTTCTCCTTCGGCAACACCAACACCATGGGACAGGCCAACACCAGCAGCATG GGTTTGTTTGGGAACACGGCAGCGTCTCAGTCCAGCGGCCTGTTCGGCACGGCTCAGACCAGCACCGCCACCGGTTTTGGGACGGCCACCGGGCTGTTCGGTCAAACCAACACTGGGTTTGGAAACGTGGGCACGCAG CAGAGTCTGTTCGGGACTAAGACGGCCGGGTTcggcaccaccaccaccagtgCTCCGTCCTTTGGCACCGGGCTGTTTGGAAACAAGCCGGCTCTCACACTGGGAACCGGAACCAACACCTCCACCTTCG GTTTTGGGGCGACCCCTCCTGGAGGGAATCTGTTTGGGAACAAGTCGACCACCGGGGGACTGGGGACCGGACTGGGAACCAGCTTTGGAACAG CAGTGGGCACAGGACAGACTCTGTTTGCGAACAACCAGAACAAACTGGGCACCACACTGGGAACGATGGGAACGTTCGGAACGACGGGATTCAACAGCGGAACGAGCACGCTGGGCTTCGGAGCGCCACAGCAGCCCGTCG CCCTCACAGATCCAAACGCTGCTGCCGCCCAGCAGGCCatgcttcagcagcagctcagcgtTCTGGCCTACTCACCGTACGGAGACTCGCCTCTGTTCAGAAACCCGCTGTCAGACCccaagaagaaggaggag CGTCTGAAACCAACCAATCCGACGGCTCAGAAGGCCCTGACCACGCCCACCCACTACAAGCTGACGCCCCGTCCTGCGACCAGAGTCCGGCCCAAAGCGCTGACGTCTTCGGGCGGCTCCAAGTCGCAGCTGTTCGACGGCCTGGATGACGATGAGCCGTCGCTCACCAACGGAGCCTTCATCCCGAG gaaGAGCATAAAGAAGCTGGTGCTGAAGAACCTGAACAGCAGTCAGTACAACAGTCCGATTAACAAAGAGAGCGACGACCTGGCCTCGCCCCCAGAGTATCCACAGAACGGACACAG CcatgtggaggaggaggaggagctgagggAGGCTCCGGGACCCAGCAGCCGGCCAGACGACGACCCGGAGGTCACCCACTTCTACGTGAACCCCATCGCCAAGCCGATCCCTCAGGGCCGAGCCCAGACCAGCCTGCAGGACACCATCAGCGACCTGAACATGCACAAACCGTCCAGGAACGGCCTGGAG CTGAGCAGCGATGACGTGTCGGCGTCTCTGGGAGAAGAATCTCtgcaggaggagagggaggaggagcagcCGGAGTCCCAGCAGTCtcctcatcctgcag GCATCGTTCTGAACCGTGTGGGTTATTACACAATCCCCTCCATGGACGACCTCGCTGAGATGGTGGACGAGAACGGAGAGTGTGTCGTAGAAAACTTCACCATCGGCAGGAAAG GTTACGGCTCCATCTTCTTCCCTGGCGAGGTGAACGTGACGGGACTGAACCTCGACGAGATTGTCCACTTCAGACGTAAAGAGGTGATCGTGTACCCAGATGACAAGAACAAGCCTCCAGAGGGGGAGGGGCTTAACAG GCGAGCAGAGGTGACTCTGGACGGCGTCTGGCCCAACGACAAGACGACCTGCACTCAGATCAGGAGCCCTGAACGCCTCACCGACATGAACTACGAGGGCCGGCTGGAGAAGGCCTCGCGCAAACAGGGAGCCCGTTTCCTCGAGTACCGGCCCGAGACCGGCTCCTGGGTGTTCGAG GTGGCCCATTTCTCCAAATATGGCCTCCAGGACTCGGATGAAGACGAGGACGTGCCGCCTAAAGCCGACCCCAAGAAGCTGAAGACGACGATGACTCTTCCTCCCTCcaggctgcagcagcagattcCCCCCTCCCAGCAGCAGGTGGCGCCACAGGCTCAG TCCACGGTCGTCGTGGATCTTCCGGGCGGCGTCTCGGAGCTGGACAGCGACATGGCCGACATCACCCAGAGCTTTCCGACAGACGGCATgctgggaggagaggaggatggcGACCTGCCAGCGAGTGAAATGGACACGACGGCCAGGAAGCTCGGAGGATTCACGTCTGCAGAGCATGACGGCGTCTCCACGTCCGGACACATCGCGTCTTCGTTTGGCATCAATCCGCACACGCTCCAG ATCATGAAGGCGTCTCTGTTCGCTGAGGATGAGGATGACAGCGACATGTTCCAGGATCAGGCAGCGATGAAGGTTTCCGCTGATGTCTCGTCTCCCCGCCTCGTCCTGCCGGGAGCTCACGGCCGACCCTCTG TCGGCGGTCTCCTTCAGGCTCGTTTCACCTCCGGCCTCCTCTCTCAGCTCTCGGACTCTCCCTGCCCTCCTCTGCCGTTGTCTCGGGCGTCTCCGTCAGTGATCGAACCCGCCCGCTCGCTGCAGTGGGCGGGGCCTGGACCTTCCTCCTTCCTGGTTCCTCCCAGGACTCCGGAGCCTTCGATCAGGACGGTCGGCGTCCGGCGGCTGGGTGGCCCCGTCCCCATGAAGGAGTCGGTCACTCAGGGGAAG GGAGCTTTGCTGATGGACACTGGGCTGTTTGCGGTCCGTTCCTTCCGGGTCGGGTGGGGTCCTGGCTGGACGCTGGCTCACTGCGGCAGCCGGCTGAGTTCACCAACATCCAAACAGCTGGAGTACCAAGACCTGGCATCCAAGACCGACTTCAGCTTCCTGCCTAAACCTGCCAGGAGCAAACC acTGACAGAAAGCCCCTATaaggtggtggtggagcagctGGTGGGTCTGGAGCCTCCACAGGGGAAGAccggcgaggaggaggaggatgaagagagcCAGGCGGTGCTGCAGCGCCCCCTGGAGATCTGCCTGAAGCACAGCACCATCAGCACCCCTGATGCCTCCGCCTGCCCGCTGGTGCGACCGCAGCTTGGCGTGGCGGCGCTGCACGAGTATGCCGAGTGGATCACCGAGCTGAACGACAAGCAGGGAGACGCAGACC CCCTCCTGGGTCACTGGGCCGAGGTCTGGACCCTGTGTGAGGCTCTGTGGGGCCGGCTGGGCCCCTCGGATCAGGAGCCCGACGTCGAGGCGCCCAGCGACTacgagcagcagctggagaggCGGCGGACCTTCTCTGCCTGGCTGTCCCACGGCGCCACCTgcagggtggaggaggaggtggctCTGGTGGGGAAGGGGCGCCACACGGAGGCCATGTTCAGCTACCTGACAGGAAACCGCATCAGCGAGGCGTGTCGACTCGCTCAGAAGGAAG GAGACCACCGTCTATCCCTGCTGCTGTCCCAGGCCATGGGCTCTCAGTACTGCCGGGACCTCCTGGCCCTCCAGCTGGCCGACTGGAACCGCATGCAGACCGACTGCTACCTGCCAGAAGAACGACTTCGCATCTTCACGCTGCTCGCTGGCAAACCT GTGTGGCAGTCGTCTGAGTCGGTGGTGAACGTTTGCTCTGAGTTGGACTGGAAGCGCTGCGTGGCCGTCCACCTCTGGTTCATGCTGCCTCCCACCGCCTCTGTGGCCGACGCCCTCGCCAGATACGAAGCCGCCTTTCAG GGCTCCTGTGAGAGCGGAAAATACGCCTGCGCCCCTCTACCGCCCTACTTAGAGGCAGATCAGCCAgattcagaggaggaggaggagtccaAACGGCCGCTGTACGACATCTGCTTCCACCTGCTCAAACTCTACAGcgacag ACATTAcagcctgcagcagctgttggATCCTCTCACCGTCACCTGGGAGCGTCTGGACTACCGCCTCAGCTGGCACCTGTGGGGCGTCCTGCAGGCGCTGCACTACGGACACCTGAGCTCCTCTCGGCAGGGACTCCTCCACACCAGCTACGCCGCCCAGCTGGAGAGCGCCGGCCTCTGGCACATGGCCGTCTTCATCCTGCTGCACATCCCCGACCACAG CCAGCGGGAGCGAGCCGTGAGGGAGATGCTGACCCTCCACTGCCCCCTGCAGGAGACGGACGAGTCGGTCCGCAGAGAGCGCTTCCTGACCGAGAGGCTGCTGGTCCCGGAGCGCTGGATCCACGAGGCCAAGGCCACCCGGGCCCGACGCGACGCCGACCGGCACCAGCAGGCGCTGCACCTGTACCGGGCCGGATACTGGAACCAGTGCCATCGCCTGCTCATCCAGCACCTGGCCTCAG ACTGCATCATCAACGACAACCACGACTACCTGCTGGAGTTCCTGGAGGGTCTGGCGGTCCCTGAACACAGCGCCACCATCCAGGACTGGGACACTGCAGGGAGGGTTTACCTGGACTACATCAGGGTCATCAAGACTCTGCAGGACATCCAGCAG ATGGAGAGCGCCGGCTACGAGCTGGAGCGTCTCTACACCGACGTGACGTCTCTCTGCAGCAGAATCGAGCTGCTGCCCTGCAGCACCGCCAGAGACCGGCTCGCCCAATCAG AAATGGCGAAGCGTGTGGCGAACATCCTCCGTGTGGTTCTGAGCCTCCAGCAGGGCGACGCTTCGTCCGACTCGCTCGGCGTCCCGCTGGCTCAGCTGGCGCCACACATCAGCCGCCTGCCGATGCCGGAGGACTACACCCTGGAGGAGCTGCGAGGCCTCACCCAGTCCTACCTGAGGCAGCTCATCGTCAGCCAATGA